GATCACGACGGGCGCAGGCAACGACAGCATCATAGCCGGCGACGGCGCAGACACGCTGAACGGCGGCGCCGGAAACGATCAGCTATATGGCGGGGCTGACAATGACACGCTGAACGGCGGCGATGGTAATGACCTGCTCTCAGGTGACGCCGGAAATGACGTCATCAGAGGCGGCATGGGCAACGACACGATCTCCGATGGTGATATTGGCGGCTTTGGCCCGGAACTTTTCGACATCGACGCAGGCGACGGCGACGATGCCATCGCCGTGCGTGTATTCACGTCGCAGTTTTCCGGAACAATCGATGGCGGCGCGGGGATCGATAGTCTGCAAGCCCCTGAGCTAAGAGGCCTGACGATCAAGAACATCGAAATCCTTGAAACGGCGGGATATTTGGTTTCCGGTTCGAGCGCGCAGTTCGAAAGCTTCGATAAGATCGCCTACGCGAACAATCCCGCCAACAATTATAGCGCCTCATTGGCATTAACAGACAGCGCCCACGTCGATCTTTCCGACGAACTGGGAGATCGCGGGGCTTTCATTACCGGCTATGTCTCCGGCGTTGACGTCAAGACCGGCGGCGGCAGTGACGAGTTTACGGGCACCGACGGCAACGACATTTTCGACGGCAGTGGCGGCAACGATGCCATCAACGGCAAGGCGGGCGATGACAAATTCACCGGCGGGGGTGGCAATGATGCCATCAATGGCGGCGCCGGCATCGACACGGCTGTCTTCGCAGGCAATTTTACCAACTATTCCATGGCATTGAGCAATGGCGATCACATCCTGACGAGCGCCGTGGAAGGGACGGACACGCTGCATGACATAGAATTCGCGCGCTTTGCTGATGGTATCTACAATTTCACCACGGAAAAATTCACACTCGACGGCAGCAACGCCGCGCCGACCAACGTCCAGCTCTCGAAAACCTCTCTCTCCGAGGACACGCCGATCTGGACCACGGTAGGCCTGCTCAGCGCCAAGGACGCTGACGGCGACGTCCTCACCTACAAGCTGCTCGACGGCGCCGGCGATCACTTCCGGATCAACGGCAACCGCATCGTCACCTCCAAGACCTTCGACTACGAGACGGCGAAGTCGCACACGATCAAAGTCGCCGTCTCCGACGGCAAGGTCACGGTCGAGAAGGACATCACGATAAACGTTCTCGACGTCAACGAAGCGCCGGTCAACCAAGCGCCGATCAAGCTCTCCTTCTCGCGCAGCTCGATCTCCGAGAATGTCGCGATCGGCACCTCGGTCGGCCTTCTCTCCGCTGTCGATCCGGAAGGCGGGGCGGTGAAGTGGCGGCTGACCGACGACGCGGACGGCATCTTCAAGCTCGTCGGCAACAAGATTCAGACCAAGGCCGCGATCGACTTCGAAAGCAACCACAGCCTGACCTTCACCGCCGAAGCCTATGACGCGGCTGGAAATGCCACCAGCCACGATTTCACGATCGCCGTGAAGGACGTCTTCGAACCGTCGAGCCTTCTACATGACGCTTTGATCTAGCCACGAGACTGTCGTTCGGGATGTGGGCACGCGTCCCGACGGCGACAGCATGCGTCGAGCGCCGGCCATTGCCAGCGGCTAAGCTTCTAACCGGCAGCTGAACATCTCCAAATGAGGCGATCATAGCCTCCCGCCGAAGCCCCTCCACCCGGATGGTAGAAGAGACCAACTCCTGCAGGATGCAACCGATATTTCGGAAAGTTTAAACATGGCCCTGAATATTCTGAACACGAACGGCAAGCTGATCACCAAGACCGGTGCGGAGTTCGAAGCATACGATGTCATCCGCTATTCCGCCGCTAGCCCCCACGCTGC
This Rhizobium acidisoli DNA region includes the following protein-coding sequences:
- a CDS encoding cadherin domain-containing protein, yielding MALNILDTNGATITNTGAEFEAYDVIRQSAANPSSPVALVVSDSGVADLADELGSVSANVRGSSADNAITTGAGNDSIIAGDGADTLNGGAGNDQLYGGADNDTLNGGDGNDLLSGDAGNDVIRGGMGNDTISDGDIGGFGPELFDIDAGDGDDAIAVRVFTSQFSGTIDGGAGIDSLQAPELRGLTIKNIEILETAGYLVSGSSAQFESFDKIAYANNPANNYSASLALTDSAHVDLSDELGDRGAFITGYVSGVDVKTGGGSDEFTGTDGNDIFDGSGGNDAINGKAGDDKFTGGGGNDAINGGAGIDTAVFAGNFTNYSMALSNGDHILTSAVEGTDTLHDIEFARFADGIYNFTTEKFTLDGSNAAPTNVQLSKTSLSEDTPIWTTVGLLSAKDADGDVLTYKLLDGAGDHFRINGNRIVTSKTFDYETAKSHTIKVAVSDGKVTVEKDITINVLDVNEAPVNQAPIKLSFSRSSISENVAIGTSVGLLSAVDPEGGAVKWRLTDDADGIFKLVGNKIQTKAAIDFESNHSLTFTAEAYDAAGNATSHDFTIAVKDVFEPSSLLHDALI